In Panthera tigris isolate Pti1 chromosome D2, P.tigris_Pti1_mat1.1, whole genome shotgun sequence, one DNA window encodes the following:
- the EIF4EBP2 gene encoding LOW QUALITY PROTEIN: eukaryotic translation initiation factor 4E-binding protein 2 (The sequence of the model RefSeq protein was modified relative to this genomic sequence to represent the inferred CDS: inserted 1 base in 1 codon), protein MSSSSGSGHQPSQSRAIPTRTVPISDAAQLPHDYCTTPGGXLFSTTPGGTRIIYDRKFLLDRRNSPMAQTPPCHLPNIPGVTSPGTLIEDSKVEVNNLNNLNNHDRKQAVGDDAQFEMDI, encoded by the exons ATGTCCTCGTCCTCCGGCAGCGGCCACCAGCCCAGCCAGAGCCGCGCCATCCCCACCCGCACCGTGCCCATCAGCGACGCCGCGCAGCTACCTCATGACTATTGCACCACGCCCGGGG CGCTCTTCTCCACCACGCCGGGAG GAACACGAATCATTTATGATCGAAAGTTTCTGTTGGATCGTCGCAATTCTCCCATGGCTCAGACCCCGCCCTGCCATCTGCCCAATATCCCAGGGGTCACCAGCCCTGGCACCTTAATCGAAGACTCCAAAGTAGAAGTAAACAATTTGAACAACTTGAACAATCATGACAGGAAGCAGGCAGTTG GGGATGACGCTCAGTTTGAGATGGACATCTGA